GTTGTTACTATTTTTCAGCCGATCTCGTTGATTGGATTACTCAGCCTGCAGGAAAGCTTTATTATATGCATCCTGCTGAGGCTTTTTTCACGTACATGAAGGTTTCAGTTTTATTGGGATTTTTGTTTACTCTGCCTGTGACAATGTATCAAGTTTGGGCTTTTGCTTTGCCTGCTTTAACGAAAAATGAAAAGAAATTATCCGTTTTCTTAATTCCTGCTTCGGTAGTACTTTTCGCTATGGGATTGGCTTTTTCTTATTTTCTGGCACTACCAGCTGGTATTCGTTTTATGTTGGGCTTTGCCAGTGAGACTTTGCAGCCGCTGTTTTCAATTGGTGAATATGTGTCATTTGTAATTTCCTTTTTATTGCCTTTTGGTTTTGTTTTTGAATTGCCGTTGATTATTCTGGTGGCGGCGCAGTTTGGTTTAATAAGTTCTCAGTTTTTAAAAGCAAAAGGCAAGGCTGTGTTGGTTTTATCTTTTGTTGCCGGAGCTATCTTATCGCCTACGCCTGATGTCTTTTCACAGACACTTGTAGCGGTACCTCTTATGATTTTATATGGCCTTAGTTATTTAATTGTGCGATATGTGTTGCGTAAATAAATGGGATTTTTTTATGAATAGCTGTCAGGAGATATTTAGGTCGGTGAAAATTTGTTTAATGCAGCATCATAATAAAAGATGATCAAGATAGGAGGCTCTGCAAATGATAAAAATTTGCGGGCCTTTTGTATTAAAACCTATCATTTCAGCGGAAAATGACTTTGAACATGAATTTTTGATTGCTTTTAAAGAATAATCGACAAATGCGCTGTATTTTGCTATTATTATTTTTATGAGTCAAAAGAACTTATAACATTTAAAAACAGGAGATTTGTAAAATGCAAATTGATACTCCCTATTATCTTATTGATGAGAAAAAATTGCTTCGCAATTTACAGATCATCCAGAAGGTTCGTCAGCTTTCTGGAGCGAAGTCAGTTTTGGCTCTCAAGTGTTTTTCCGCTTGGTGTGTATTTGACTTGATGAAAGAGTACATGGATGGCACAACTTCCAGTTCTCTTTTTGAAGCAAAATTGGGTTTTGAAAAATTCGGCAAAGAAACACATGCTTATTGTGTAGGATATTCTGAGAAAGATGTGCTGTCTGTAGTTCAATTTGCCGATAAGATCATTTTTAATTCTGTTTCACAATTAGATCAATATTACGATGTTGCGAAATCGGCACAACTTGGTTTGCGTGTCAATCCAGGAATAAGCTATTCTGATTTTGATTTGGCTGATCCAGCACGCAGGTATTCACGGTTGGGCGTTGTGGATAAAGCGCTACTTGAAAAACGAATTCCCCGTCTGACTGGTCTGATGTTTCATTACAATTGTGAAAATGATGATGTGGATATTTTTTCACAACAGCTTGATATAATTGGGAACTGTTATGGCGACATACTCAAACAATTACAGTGGGTCAGTCTTGGGGGCGGATGTTATTTTACTAAAGAAGGCTATCTGATTGAAAAATTCAGCAAGAAGTTGGCTGATTTTGCAAAAGAATTTGATGTGCAAGTTTATTTGGAACCAGGTGAAAGTGCGATTACAGATTGTGCCGAATTGGTTACTCACGTTGTTGATTTAGTTCATAACGAAATGAATATTGCTGTTGTTGACGCTTCTGTAGAGGCTCATATGCTGGATTTATTGATATATCGATTGTCAGCCAAAATGGAAACAAGCGATAAGGGGAATTATGAGTATATGGTTGCTGGACGCTCGTGTTTGGCTGGAGATATTTTTGGTACATTTCGTTTTAAAGATAAGTTGGAAATCGGTAGTGAAATCCGTTTCGCTGATGCTGCTGGCTATACACTAGTCAAGAAGACTTGGTTTAATGGATTACAGATGCCAGCGATTGCTGTACGTAGGCTAGATGGCACGGTAGAGGTTATCCGCAAATTTGGTTATAAAGATTTCTTAAATAGTTTGTCATAAATGTCTTTAGGTAATAGGAGGGAAAAATGCGAAAAAATGTTTTAATAGTTGGTGCTGGCGGAGTGGCCCATGTAGTTGCTCACAAATGTGCCATGAATAACGATATTTTAGGTCATATCTGTATTGCTTCGCGTACTCAGCGAAAATGTGAGAACATTATCGAAAGCGTGCTAAGCAAAAATCACTTGAAAGATTCATCGAAAAAATTGTATTCACGTAAAGTGAATGCTTTGGATATTCCGTCTTTGATTCATGTCATTCAGGATACTCAGTCGGAAATTGTTATCAATGTAGGTCAGTCTTATATTAACATGTCTGTTTTGGAAGCTTGTATTGAAACAGGCGCGGTCTATATGGATACAGCTATTCATGAAGAACCAGACAAGGTTTGTGAAAATCCTCCGTGGTATGCTAATTACGAATGGAAGCGCAAGGAACGTTGTAAAAAAAACGGCATTACTTCTATTTTAGGGATCGGATTTGATCCCGGCGTAGTCAATGCCTGGTGTGCTTTGGCACAGAAAGACTATTTCGATCAAATCGATACTATTGATATACTAGATGTGAATGCAGGCAGTCATGGTAAATATTTCGCTACTAACTTTGATCCTGAGATTAATTTTCGGGAATTTAAGAAAGTATGGACTTGGATTGATCGAAAATGGGTGTTGCAAAAGGTTCACTCCGTAAAAGTGGACTACAATTTTCCTGTAGTGGGAAGCCAGCCTGTTTATCTGACTGGACATGATGAACTTCATTCTTTGTCAAAGAATATCGATGCCGCTTCCATTCGTTTCTGGATGGGTTTTGGTGATCATTATTTGAATGTATTTTCTGTTTTGACCAATATTGGACTGACTTCAGAAAAACCGGTCAAGATTGCAGATGGTGTGGAAATTGCGCCACTTAAAGTGTTAAAGGCGCTATTACCTGATCCGTCTTCTTTGGCTCCTAATTACACGGGGAAAACTTGTATTGGCAATTTTATTCGCGGTACAAAAGACAATAAACAGCGGGAAATTTTTATCTATAATATTTGCGATCACGCCGAGTGCTATAAGGAAGTGGAATCACAGGCGATTAGTTATACGGCGGGCGTTCCCCCTGTGGCAGCTGCCATTTTGGTTGCGCGCGGTGAATGGGATATTAAGAGAATGGTAAATGTGGAAGAATTAGATCCTACACCTTTTATCGATCTGTTAAATACACTAGGCTTGTCTACGAACGTGATTGAAGCACCTGTAGCTTTTACGCCGCCGGTTATTGAATCACTAGAGTCTGTTTGAAGAGAGGCAAGACCCAAATGATATAGCGTTGGAGAAATTGTTTATATTTTATGCAAACAAAAACAGGCCTTACAGCCTGTTTTTGTTTGCATGTCAGTCACCCAGTTTTGGCCTTTTTCGTTCATAACGTTTTTAGCCAGGAGTCAAACTTAGCGTAAATTTCACTGCGTGCTGTATCTACTTCGGCACCGCGCCATTCTTGTCCTGTATCATTATCATACCAAAGTTCACGATTGACAAAAGCGCCTGATGGACAAACCTTTTCTTGTACAGCTGCCTCAATCGTATCAATGATGCTTTGTTTGATGCTTTTCCGCATCAGCTTGCAGCCGGCTTTTTCTGTTGCTTTTACTTCCGGCTCTGCGTCTTCATTGGACGAAATTTCTACATGGCTGAGCAGCTTATTATGACTGCTTGCTTTGGCAATAGCCTGTTTGGCTAAAGTGGCGGCTTGCTCACGACTCATGTTATCGTCTGTTACGGTGACTCTGACTGTACCAATAATTAATTTATACATAACGCACCTCCTAAAATTTATTGTATGCCGTGAATTTTTGACTAGAACTTTTTGAGAATTGTCGATTTGACAGGTTGTTAAAGATTGCTATATAATTATATGCATAAATCTTAAGAAACAGAGTAGTAAGTTTTGTCGAATCAACAGAAAGTTAGCGGGTGATGGGAGCTGACGTTTCGTTAAAACTGAACTCACTGTGGAGGAGCAGCAGTAAAAGAATGAACTGCTGACGGAAAACCGCCGTTATCGGAATTGAGAGGGTGACTTTGTCACTAATCAGGGTGGTACCGCGAGTTTGCTCGTCCCTGGCTTTTATTGCCAGGGACTTTTTTATTTTTCCCTATTTTGTATTTCGGGAGGTTTTCTTATGATGAACGAAAAATATGTACCGGCGGAAGTAGAATCGAAATGGCAACGCATCTGGGAGGAACAGAAAGCTTATGAGACAAAGCTTGATCGTCAGCGCCCAGAATACTATGTGTTGGAAATGTTTCCTTACCCATCAGGTAATTTACATATGGGGCATGTCCGAAATTATTCCATTGGTGATGTTATTGCCAGGTTTAAGTCGATGCAGGGCTACAATGTGCTTCATCCTATGGGGTGGGATTCTTTTGGCATGCCTGCCGAAAATGCGGCTATTAAACATGGTCTCAAGTCGGATAAATGGACATGGGATAATATTGCCAATATGCGCCGACAGCAAAAGACGCTTGGTCTGTCTTATGATTGGGATAGGGAAGTGGCTACTTGTCATCCTGATTATTATCGCTGGACACAGTGGCTCTTTTTATTGTTTTATGAAAAAGGCTTGGCTTATAAGAAAAAAGCCGCTGTTAACTGGTGTGAAGAGTGTAATACTGTACTAGCTAATGAACAGGTTGTTGATGGACATTGCTGGCGGTGTGACTCTGTTGTTGTGAAAAAAGAATTAGAACAGTGGTTTTTTAAGATTACCGATTATGCTGATCGGTTGCTTGCTGATTTAAGTGAACTCAAGGGCTGGCCTGACAGAGTGAAAACGATGCAGGAAAATTGGATTGGCAAAAGTACGGGTGCTGAATTTTCTTTTGATGCTCCTGAGATTCATGAAAAAATTCCAGTTTATACTACAAGAGTGGACACAGTTTACGGTGTAAGTTATATTGTGTTGGCACCAGAGCATCCTTTTGTTGAGCGCCTTATTGCGGGTAAAGAACAGGAAGCAGCTGTCAAGGATTTTGTTGCTAAGGTGCGTGGACTTAGTGAAGTTAGTCGTACATCAGGTGACACGGAAAAAGAAGGTCTGTTTACAGGTGCTTACGCTATTCATCCCTTTACAGGTAAAAGAGTGCCGATTTGGGTAGCGAACTATGTATTGTTTGAATATGGGACAGGTGCTGTTATGGGGGTTCCGGCTCATGATGAACGTGACTTTATGTTTGCAAAAAAATATGATTTGCCTATTCAAATTGTCGTTCAACCGCAAGGCAAAGAGCTGAGTCTTGATTCCATGACAGACGCTTATCATGAGGATGGCATTCTTGTCAATTCTGGCGAGTTCAGCAGTATGACAAGTGAAGATGCACGAACTGCCATTGCCAAGTGGCTGGAAGAGAAAGGGATCGGTAGCGGCAGGACGAATTATCGTCTGCGTGACTGGCTCATTTCCCGTCAAAGGTATTGGGGGGCACCGATTCCGATTATTTATTGTCCTCATTGTGGCGTTGTTCCTGTACCAAAAGATCAATTACCTGTTCGTTTGCCAGAAAACGTGGATTTTAATCAAGGTGCCGTGTCTCCACTTGCGACTGTTGAGGAGTTTGTCAATTGTACTTGCCCGAAATGTGGTGGTAAAGCAAGGCGTGAAACAGATACAATGGATACCTTTATTTGTTCCTCATGGTATTATTTCCGTTATACGAGTCCGCATTGCGAAGTGGCACCATTTGATTCATCGCAGGCCAATTACTGGGCTCCTGTTGATCAATATATTGGCGGCATTGAACATGCTATTTTGCATTTATTGTATTCGCGCTTTTTCACGAAAGTGCTAGCTGATGCGGGACTCGTCAATGTCAATGAGCCTTTTAAAAATCTGTTAACACAAGGAATGGTTATTAAAGACGGTTCGAAAATGTCAAAATCCAAAGGCAATGTTGTTTCGCCTGAAGAGATTGTCAATAAATTTGGCGCTGATACAGCGCGGTTATTCATTTTATTTGCCGCTCCTCCTGAACGGGATCTGGAGTGGAATGATCAAGCAGTGGAAGGCTCTCATCGGTTCCTCAATCGTTTGTGGCGGATTGTTTATCACTATGTTGACACGATTCGTGGCGGAGAAACGAGTTATGATACAGTAAGCTTGACGAAAGCCGATAAGGAATTGCGTCGCGCCTTACATTTGTCTATTAAGAAAGTAACCGATGACATTGGAGAGAGACGGAATTTTAATACAGCCATTAGTTCCATTATGGAGCTTGTTAATGCTTTGTATCTGTTTAAAGACCAGGAAGATCAGCCGAAATCCGGTTTGATTTATGAGGTCTTGACTTCACTTGTGAAACTCATTGCTCCTTTTGCGCCGCATATAGCAGAAGAATTGTGGTCTGAAATGGGACAAGAAGGCAGTGTTCATAAGCAAAAGTGGCCGAAATATGATCCAGACGCCATTGAGCAGGATGAACTGGAAATTGTGTTACAAATTAATGGGAAAGTGCGCGATAAGTTAATTGTTCCAGCCAGTCTTGATAAAGTGGCACTAGAGGCTGCGGCGTTAAAACAGGATAAAGTGAAAAACCTGATTGCTGATAAAAAAGTAGTCAAAGTGATTTGTGTTCCCCATAAACTTGTTAATATTGTTGTAAAATAGGGTTTCAATAGTGATAGGAAACTTTTGAGTCAGTGCCGATAAAAGTATTAGCACTGACTTTTTTTATTGAAAGTAACAGTTGAAAACAACACAGGAATCATTTTACATGCTTTATTATTTTACTTGACTTGTGGTTTATAGTGATATGATTTCTCGTCGAACTTATTAAAGGCCACGCTAGCGGTTTTTCTTAATTCATAAGATAATTTTGCTATTAAAGAGTTTTAAGGCAGTAGTCGTCAAAATATATTTGATATTGGAGATCTTGACAGATGATAGATTGTTCCATATAATAATTATTAATATAACACTTACATGAGCGATGGGGCTCTCGCAATTTATGCGGGAGTTTTATGTTTATTTTTTGGAAATGTCTTTTAAAAGGCCAAAAATGGTCTGTAATAACATTTTATAGTGAAGGAGCTGGTTATTAAAGCCGAAGCGATGAGAAGGAATAGGGCAATGAGGATTTTTAATGCAAAGGAGAAATGTATTGATGAGCAAGTTGGCAAACAACCCGCAGGTAAATGATGATCCGCGCAGTGGATTTTTGAAAAAAATTGAGATATTCGGGAATAAACTTCCTAATCCGGCAATTCTATTTTTACTATTAATTGGTCTTCTTGCTGTTGTATCTGCAATATTAGCTTCGAATCATGTGGCTGCCATTCATCCTTCTACACATAAACCAATTTTTATTAAAAGTTTAATTAGTCAAGAAGGATTACAATGGATTTTTACGGATTTGATAAAAAATTATCTTGCTTTTCCGCCGCTTGGCATGATTATGGTAATGACTTTGGGTATTGGTCTTCTGGAAAAAGCCGGATTTATGGATGCTGCCATCAAATCGGCTGTTCACGCTATTCCTCCGAAATATGTCACATTTACTATTGTAATCATTAGTTTTATGAGCCACATGGCTTCTGATGCCGCTATTGTTGTTGTTCCGCCGATTGCAGCTATGTTGTTTTATTCTTTGGGACGACATCCTTTTGCAGGATTTGCTGCATCACTTGCTGCTATTTATTCTGGGTTTACAGCCAATCTGTTAATTGTTACGACAGATGTGTTGTTATCAGGGCTGACGACGCAAGCAGCACAAATTGTTGATCCGAATATGGTTGTAACACCGATTGATAACTGGTATTTTGCTTCATTTGCCGTTCTTGCTCTTGCTATCCTTACGACAGTAATTACTGAAAAATTTGTTGAGCCAAGTTTAGGTACTTTTCAAAGCAGTCAGGAAGTAAAATTAGAAAAGCCGACAGATCAGCAAAAAACAGCTCTTAAGTTTACAGGAATTGTGGCCATCATTTTTATTGCTGTTTTAATGTTATTAGTTGTACCTGAAGGTGCCTTGCTCAGAAATCTCGAAACAGGTGGTATTCCGGGATCACCATTTATGAAGGGGATTGTACCGTCGCTCTTTTTCTTTTTACTTACTTTAGGTCTTGCTTATGGGCTCAAATTGGGTTCGATTAAAAATGGTGATGATATTATTCATATGATGAGTGAAGCTGTAAAAGGATTATCAGGTTTTCTTGTTATGGCCTTTGTTATTGCGCAATTTATTGCTGCCTTTACATGGACTAATGTGGCTACCCTTGTTGCAACAACAGGCGCTGATTTTCTAAAGAATATTCATATGACAGGTCTTCCGGCCTTGATCTGCATGATGTTACTTGGTCAGTTACTTGGGCTATTTATTGCTAGTGGCTCGGCAATTTGGTCGTTGTTATCACCTGTCTTTGTTCCCATGTTTATGTTGCTTGGTTATCATCCGGCATTTATTCAAATGGCATTCCGCGCTGGTGATGGTGCTTTGAATACGGTTCAGATTGTTAATCCTTTCTTACCGCTTTTCTTAGAGGACTTGAAAAAGTATAAAGCAGATACAGGTATTGGTACTTATTTGTCGCTTATGATGCCTTATGCACTATCCTTCTTTGTTATGTTTTATCTTTTGTTTACTTTCTGGTATATGTTCGGTTTGCCAAGTGGCCCGGGCGTGCCGCAGCGGTTATGGTAAGATGAAAAGAAAACAATTTTATGTGATGCAAGTAGCTTAGGTGAAAATGAATTTGGTCTCATTGATCTGACAACATGTCAGATCATTTTTTTTTTTTTGCTATTATACAGATTATTGCAAAAATATATAGGAAATGCCTGAAGAATAACGAAATATTACATCAAGACTGGATGTCTTTTAGCCGATAATATTCTTATGAGGGGTCTGATGTCAAATGGGGACCTATAAGAAACGATTGGTAATTATCTTAGTTATGGCGGCCATGGCTGTGGGGGTAAGCTTTTTTATTTTTTCCAGCAAGCATTCTGCTGTT
This genomic window from Pelorhabdus rhamnosifermentans contains:
- a CDS encoding AbgT family transporter; this encodes MSKLANNPQVNDDPRSGFLKKIEIFGNKLPNPAILFLLLIGLLAVVSAILASNHVAAIHPSTHKPIFIKSLISQEGLQWIFTDLIKNYLAFPPLGMIMVMTLGIGLLEKAGFMDAAIKSAVHAIPPKYVTFTIVIISFMSHMASDAAIVVVPPIAAMLFYSLGRHPFAGFAASLAAIYSGFTANLLIVTTDVLLSGLTTQAAQIVDPNMVVTPIDNWYFASFAVLALAILTTVITEKFVEPSLGTFQSSQEVKLEKPTDQQKTALKFTGIVAIIFIAVLMLLVVPEGALLRNLETGGIPGSPFMKGIVPSLFFFLLTLGLAYGLKLGSIKNGDDIIHMMSEAVKGLSGFLVMAFVIAQFIAAFTWTNVATLVATTGADFLKNIHMTGLPALICMMLLGQLLGLFIASGSAIWSLLSPVFVPMFMLLGYHPAFIQMAFRAGDGALNTVQIVNPFLPLFLEDLKKYKADTGIGTYLSLMMPYALSFFVMFYLLFTFWYMFGLPSGPGVPQRLW
- the leuS gene encoding leucine--tRNA ligase, with translation MNEKYVPAEVESKWQRIWEEQKAYETKLDRQRPEYYVLEMFPYPSGNLHMGHVRNYSIGDVIARFKSMQGYNVLHPMGWDSFGMPAENAAIKHGLKSDKWTWDNIANMRRQQKTLGLSYDWDREVATCHPDYYRWTQWLFLLFYEKGLAYKKKAAVNWCEECNTVLANEQVVDGHCWRCDSVVVKKELEQWFFKITDYADRLLADLSELKGWPDRVKTMQENWIGKSTGAEFSFDAPEIHEKIPVYTTRVDTVYGVSYIVLAPEHPFVERLIAGKEQEAAVKDFVAKVRGLSEVSRTSGDTEKEGLFTGAYAIHPFTGKRVPIWVANYVLFEYGTGAVMGVPAHDERDFMFAKKYDLPIQIVVQPQGKELSLDSMTDAYHEDGILVNSGEFSSMTSEDARTAIAKWLEEKGIGSGRTNYRLRDWLISRQRYWGAPIPIIYCPHCGVVPVPKDQLPVRLPENVDFNQGAVSPLATVEEFVNCTCPKCGGKARRETDTMDTFICSSWYYFRYTSPHCEVAPFDSSQANYWAPVDQYIGGIEHAILHLLYSRFFTKVLADAGLVNVNEPFKNLLTQGMVIKDGSKMSKSKGNVVSPEEIVNKFGADTARLFILFAAPPERDLEWNDQAVEGSHRFLNRLWRIVYHYVDTIRGGETSYDTVSLTKADKELRRALHLSIKKVTDDIGERRNFNTAISSIMELVNALYLFKDQEDQPKSGLIYEVLTSLVKLIAPFAPHIAEELWSEMGQEGSVHKQKWPKYDPDAIEQDELEIVLQINGKVRDKLIVPASLDKVALEAAALKQDKVKNLIADKKVVKVICVPHKLVNIVVK
- the nspC gene encoding carboxynorspermidine decarboxylase → MQIDTPYYLIDEKKLLRNLQIIQKVRQLSGAKSVLALKCFSAWCVFDLMKEYMDGTTSSSLFEAKLGFEKFGKETHAYCVGYSEKDVLSVVQFADKIIFNSVSQLDQYYDVAKSAQLGLRVNPGISYSDFDLADPARRYSRLGVVDKALLEKRIPRLTGLMFHYNCENDDVDIFSQQLDIIGNCYGDILKQLQWVSLGGGCYFTKEGYLIEKFSKKLADFAKEFDVQVYLEPGESAITDCAELVTHVVDLVHNEMNIAVVDASVEAHMLDLLIYRLSAKMETSDKGNYEYMVAGRSCLAGDIFGTFRFKDKLEIGSEIRFADAAGYTLVKKTWFNGLQMPAIAVRRLDGTVEVIRKFGYKDFLNSLS
- the tatC gene encoding twin-arginine translocase subunit TatC yields the protein MSSTDHEINSETDAVTDAAGGAMSLVEHLQELRQRLIKIIVTVSVASSCCYYFSADLVDWITQPAGKLYYMHPAEAFFTYMKVSVLLGFLFTLPVTMYQVWAFALPALTKNEKKLSVFLIPASVVLFAMGLAFSYFLALPAGIRFMLGFASETLQPLFSIGEYVSFVISFLLPFGFVFELPLIILVAAQFGLISSQFLKAKGKAVLVLSFVAGAILSPTPDVFSQTLVAVPLMILYGLSYLIVRYVLRK
- a CDS encoding saccharopine dehydrogenase family protein produces the protein MRKNVLIVGAGGVAHVVAHKCAMNNDILGHICIASRTQRKCENIIESVLSKNHLKDSSKKLYSRKVNALDIPSLIHVIQDTQSEIVINVGQSYINMSVLEACIETGAVYMDTAIHEEPDKVCENPPWYANYEWKRKERCKKNGITSILGIGFDPGVVNAWCALAQKDYFDQIDTIDILDVNAGSHGKYFATNFDPEINFREFKKVWTWIDRKWVLQKVHSVKVDYNFPVVGSQPVYLTGHDELHSLSKNIDAASIRFWMGFGDHYLNVFSVLTNIGLTSEKPVKIADGVEIAPLKVLKALLPDPSSLAPNYTGKTCIGNFIRGTKDNKQREIFIYNICDHAECYKEVESQAISYTAGVPPVAAAILVARGEWDIKRMVNVEELDPTPFIDLLNTLGLSTNVIEAPVAFTPPVIESLESV